The Virgibacillus sp. MSP4-1 genome has a segment encoding these proteins:
- a CDS encoding YlaH-like family protein, translating into MSDQEIIASQGFRPLTEFMLNDVGGQTGIILLYATIFIFAAITYKLGFARKIPVLKSIIIYILLALGCYVLLFFAVLLPILEVLVISSLVLAIYRYRLAQERKRRNGEGVGKQT; encoded by the coding sequence ATGTCAGACCAGGAAATTATTGCCAGCCAGGGATTTCGGCCATTGACGGAGTTCATGTTAAATGATGTCGGTGGGCAAACGGGAATCATTTTGTTATATGCAACGATTTTTATTTTTGCAGCTATTACTTATAAACTTGGATTTGCACGGAAAATCCCTGTATTAAAATCAATCATTATATACATACTACTTGCTTTAGGATGCTACGTTCTTTTATTTTTTGCCGTTTTATTACCCATTCTAGAGGTCTTAGTGATATCTTCGCTTGTTCTGGCGATTTACAGGTACCGCTTAGCTCAGGAAAGGAAACGAAGAAATGGGGAAGGAGTTGGAAAACAAACGTGA
- a CDS encoding YlaI family protein, translating into MKVKCILCDKVEKIAEDSLLAKQLRKKRVMTYMCDTCRERIDHKTEKRLDTGNYREYREKKKDPYL; encoded by the coding sequence TTGAAAGTAAAATGCATCTTATGTGATAAAGTAGAGAAAATTGCAGAGGATAGTCTGCTGGCTAAACAGCTTCGTAAAAAACGTGTCATGACGTATATGTGTGATACATGCAGGGAACGCATTGATCACAAAACGGAAAAAAGGCTGGATACCGGCAACTACCGGGAATACCGCGAAAAAAAGAAAGATCCTTATCTTTAA
- a CDS encoding YhcN/YlaJ family sporulation lipoprotein: MRNVMYSFAILFLAITFSACQNNEEARNDNNMDKYLKVRDSEVTHEDKEYSNQEMAQHLAEIATDVPGVNGATAVAAGPYSIVGIDVDEELDRSRVGTIKYSVSEALKEDIHGNNTMVTADGDVNERLQRLAYKVRQGHPEDAIIDELAAIVGRYMPEVPPKQKQPAEPDSNSEMLKDQKKKEQLDKAQNDQSNQQMKNQD; this comes from the coding sequence ATGAGGAATGTAATGTACTCTTTCGCCATTTTGTTTCTCGCAATCACGTTTAGTGCTTGTCAGAATAACGAAGAAGCACGAAATGACAACAACATGGACAAGTACTTAAAGGTAAGGGATTCGGAAGTTACCCATGAGGATAAAGAATACTCCAATCAGGAAATGGCTCAGCATCTGGCCGAAATAGCGACAGATGTACCAGGTGTAAATGGCGCCACAGCTGTTGCTGCAGGTCCTTATTCAATTGTGGGCATAGATGTAGATGAAGAATTGGACCGCTCAAGGGTCGGAACCATCAAATATTCGGTTTCGGAAGCCCTTAAAGAAGATATTCATGGAAACAATACGATGGTAACGGCAGACGGAGATGTGAACGAGCGACTCCAGCGACTGGCTTATAAGGTAAGACAGGGACACCCGGAAGATGCCATCATCGACGAACTGGCAGCAATTGTAGGAAGATACATGCCTGAGGTACCGCCAAAACAAAAACAACCCGCAGAACCTGATTCCAACAGTGAAATGCTGAAAGATCAGAAAAAGAAAGAACAACTGGATAAAGCACAGAACGATCAATCCAACCAGCAAATGAAAAATCAGGATTAA